The stretch of DNA GCATTCTTCTACAATATAAGCAATCCATTAAACCAGCTCTTCTCTCTTTTGGGAAATGTAGTTAAGTTATTTAGGACTATTTTGATTGGAAGGGACAAAACCCCAACTCAAACTGGCTTAAGCAAAACCTGAATGTATCGGCTCACCAGACAGAACAACCTGGAAGGAGGTCTTCAGGCATGGATGGATCCAGGTGTTCAAACTGTGTCATCAGAACCATCTCTCTCCATTTCTTACCTTCCTATTTGTTCACATTATTCTTAGACAAATTATCTGCTTAGGGTGTCAAAGACAGCCCCCAGTAGCTGAAGCTTATCATTCTTTTAGCTCAACAAATTCAACAGAGAGACAACACCTCTTTCTTGCAAATTTGCAAATTTAACAAATGACCAGATATCAATCTCAACTATTTGGGTTGGCTTCTGGGCCCACCTCTGAACCAATCATTGTGTTTAGAACAATGGAGTATTCTCATTGTCCAGGCCTGATCATTTgcccctctctgggaaagagtataatggtggtggtgggggggtgaatCTCACCAAACATAGGGACTGAATGAGGGGAAAAGGAATACCAATGTCAAAGGTGGTATGGATGGTGGACAGATCTCTACAGGGTGGTTTTGCCTTGCAGAGCTGGAATAGAGCAACCAGTGAGGAACTAAGGGCCCAACTCTGCAAGAATCCCAGTTCTTCCCTTAAGAGAGTGGTAAGTGGGCTTCTGTAtaggttcttttttccccccagactgCCTGGTTTCACAGAgcaggataggaaaaaaaaaaggtgattaatTCATGGCAGAGTAAGGAGAAAAGATGGAGCTTCTGGCTCCAGTAACTTAAGTTGAGAATAGTACCCAAACCAGGAGTATCCACAGAAGGAGACTTTGAGGATGACCCCTTCCCTGATCCCTCCTCCTAGCACCTTCTATCTCCCCCAAAAGTTGTGAGCTCCAGGAGGGGAGGGACCACATCTGTTTTACCTACCATCTCATCCCAGGGCTAGCAGTGTTGAGCTGGTACATTACAGGAGACATTTCCTTACTTACTGCATGATGTACAAATGGATTAGGCTGATCAGTCTACTTGGCAGAATCAACACATCTTTGTTCAAGTCATTCCCCTCTTTGGCCTCTGTTCTCCAGCTGCCAagatggggtggagtggggggaagGTGTAGAATGAGACTCTCTCCTCAGCCCCTTGATTCCAGGATCTTAGGATTCTCAGGAAACAGCCAGGATGCCCTCTGCAAGGAGCCAGTGGAAGGGGAAACCAAATTTATTGAGAACTCTGTGCTCAGATGAGACGACTTCACATGGATCTGAGTTGCCCAAACTGTGGAGCCCATTTCATGAACCTCataagtttgttttaaaatttgagaaagagagatggcaGTTTAGTAGGAGGAACCTAGGCTAGCTTATCCTTCAAACaaaactagataactatcaaatcagtCTGAATACCCAAGAAGTCAACTGgaggactgacagaacaaaccTCCACAactagaaggagagaagaggccacatcaaggAAGGGGATTTATAGGAAAATACTGCTTTATGGAATAAACCCaaactaaaatacattttattttaaataaaaatggatatttgggacgcctgggtggctcagttggttaagcagctgccttcggctcaggtcatgatcccagtgtcctgggatcgagtcccacatcgggctccttgcttggcagggagcctgcttctccctctgcctctgcctgccattctgtctacctgtgctcgctctctctccctctctctctctgacaaataaataaaatctttaaaaaaaaaaaaaggatatttaatCTCATAGCTAAATTACTGATTATATATTTGCTGAGCTGACTTAAGGGTTCAGAAAATTATatcaagagttttatttttttacttcaaagccttcttttatttatttatttatttatttgacagaagcagagagagagagagagatcacaattaggcaggtggggggcgggggaagcaggctcccctgagcagATGTGGGGTTcgagggctcgatcctaggaccttgagatcatgacctgagcagaaggtagaggcttaacccactgagacacccaagtgccccacttcAAAGCCTTCTTAATAAAGtctttttactaaaaaaataaaatttgggatgGAAATAACTCTGCTTATGTTTTATTGTGCCAAAatgaggacattaaaaaaaacaccctATCATCAaacaaacttaagaaaaaattaactaTCATCAACACTTtgttaaaaaggaatttttacaCAGAAAGCAGGAAGCACACagtctcagggggaaaaaagaacagtgtCTCTACCCCTGGAAAAGACATTTGGCAACTTTACGTagttatttttttcagaagataCATGTACATTTCATCAGACTGGCCCCTGTGCAAGGTTCAGTATTTGGAACCTACTAACAGATTATTTTTCAACCCCACCCCTTGCATCCACGTGCCTGTGAAATGGGGCTTAATCTGCCcactttgcagatggggaaacaaaGGTTCAGAGAGCCCCAGTGCAAGGTAAACAGAGGTGGTAAACAGCAGCCAGAGTTTGTCTGGACGCCAACCCTCATAGTCTTGGCAGATCCTAAGCCAAAAGTTATTCCCCTTCAGGGAAAGAAATGACCCACACTGGCTCCCTTGGAGTGCCCCCAGGGTGTTCTTGGCCTGACCTTGGGCCTGGACTTGGACGCTTTGTTCTTTAACACATCTTAATCATGTGCTCACTTCATGCCAGGCACTCCGGAAAGTCCAGGGAGGGAAACCAGCATGTTCCCAGCCACCTTCCCTCTTGTCCCGCATACTCACCCTGGGTCTTGTTCTCCAGGCCCAGCTCCTTCCACTAGTGGCCAACGAATCCCTATTGCGGGCGTGGGATGCTAACAGTTTAGGGGGTTCCCTCTCCCAGGGGTGTTGGCAGTTTCCAAGGAGACTCTGGGAACCTTCAACGCCTCCAAGACCCAAAGGGCTGAAAGCGTAATGGTGTAACCCGAGGCACTGTGTTAGGTTATAGGAAAGGTAATATGGGAGCAAAGGATCAGTTCAAACCCTATTAAATAATACTCGGTTCGGTCCCTCCCCCATTCTCATGGGCTCTGCAGGGGCCCACAAGCCCCGCAGCTCAGGCTGGAAGAAGGGGGGTCCCCCAAGCCAAAGGGCCTACTGTGTAAGGGGCTTATTGCTCCAGCTGGGGGACTCCTGGGACCGTGCCCACCCCTTCCCCTGACTGCCAGAACCTGGAGCGCCCCTCCCCCGTTTCGCCCCGCCCCGCACGCCCGAGGCGGGAGCGCGCCTCCGACGAGCCGCGCCGGTGCACGAGAGCGCGCGCCTCGGCGCGGGAGCGCGCCCCGGGGAGAACCCGAGCAAGATGGAGGCCGCGCCGAGGCCGCCTCCTGGGCCGAGGCAGCAGCTGCTGGGAGCGCCGAGCCGGGGCGCCTAGGCCGTGCCAGTCCCGGACCCACTGCTCCGGACCGGGCCCAGGTTGGTCTCCCCGCACCCCGTCCCCGCGGCCGCAAGCTGCGCGCGCGTCCGGCCTGGGCGCGGGgcagccgccccccacccccaccctcggCCCTACCCCTGCCCGGCCGCTCCCCAGCACTCGCGGGATAACCTCTGCCCACAGTCCGCCCCTCGAGGCCCGGGCTGCCTGCCGGCCCCAGTCCCTCGTACCCTTGGCCTGGAAAACCTCTCTCCTCAGCCCTGGCCCGCCAATCCTAGGCTTCCCCTAGCTTACATCCAGTCCTGTCTTCTGTGGGACCCCCCCAGACCCCCACCTTGTGTTCAGACCCTGTAGTCCCGGCCCTCGACTCCCCACTAGCCTTATCCTGATTCCTCCACTTCGCCTTCCCTGTCCCAGCCCCCATATCACCTTCCCAGTCCCCCAGTATCAGCCCCTCATAACCCCTTCCTATTCCCGCATAGAAGCACCAACCCCCCCTCTCCACAGCGCCTTTCTAGACGCCCAGTACCAATCTTCTTTTACCCCTAATACCAGTTCCCAATTTCCTTTCCAAGCTCCATGTATACAGCCCCTCTGCTAATCCCCCAGTACCGATCCTCAGCCTCCATTCCATCTACCCATGGTTCCTTACTACTCGCCCAGTTCTGGCCCCCAAACCCCTTCCCCAACACCCCTATGACCACTTTCTAGCTGGCCCCCACTTCCAGCTCCCATATTCACATCCCACCCCCCTCATCCCAGCCCCCCAACTTTCACATGTCCCTTACCTAGGCCCCCAGTTGGAGATCTTTACTCCCCTCAGACACCGCCCCAACACTCAGGACACACTCCTGGTCCCTCCATACTACCCCCTAGATACCCCCAGCTCCGCCCCAGGCCCCTCCTTCGAGAGTTCCTTGGCTCAGGGCCGCTTCTCGCGTGCGTCCCCAGCTCCCGCCCGTCAGCCCGGCAGCCCGGCGGTCGGTCCCGGGCCGGCGGCCCCCGCCagccgccgtcgccgccgccggccccgcccccgggcaCCATGCTGCCCTCGCAGGAGGCCTCCAAGCTCTACCACGAGCACTACATGCGGAACTCGCGGGCCATCGGCGTGCTATGGGCCATCTTCACCATCTGCTTCGCCATCATCAACGTGGTGGTCTTCATCCAGCCCTACTGGGTGGGCGACAGCGTGAGCACCCCCAAGCCTGGCTACTTCGGCCTCTTCCACTACTGTGTGGGCAGCGGGCTGGCGGGCCGCGAGCTCACCTGCCGAGGCTCCTTCACCGACTTCAGCACCATCCCGTCCGGCGCCTTCAAGGCAGCCGCCTTCTTCGTGCTGCTCTCCATGGTGCTGATCCTCGGCTGTATCACCTGCTTTGCGCTTTTCTTCTTCTGCAACACGGCCACGGTCTACAAGATCTGCGCCTGGATGCAGCTCTTGGCAggtaggggaggggtgggggtgggccccTAGAACAGGCTCCCAAGACCGGGCTTCTTCCTTCCAGGACCCCTTCTTGGAAGGGTCAGAGAGATTCTGCTCCTCTGTCTAAAGACACACCTCCTTGGCTGTCCCTCAGCAGCCATTGGGGAGGGGATTTATGAGAGAAACACcttggggcaggaggcagagccTTAGAGCTAGGTCTTTGAGTTTGTGTGCTTGGATATGGGCAGACTGTAGTTACTGATGGGTTAGTGTTATGTTAGAGTGTCTGCGGGTCTCTGAGAGTCTCTTTTGGCTGTCTTAGGGGAAATAATTACCTGAATGAGGAGTTACTTTAGGAATGAGCAATTTCTATTGTATCAaaaagagcatgagtagggggaatCAGGAGATCTGACTTTGACCTTAATTTTGCTGACATTATCAACTTGGGTGTTTCACTTTACTTCTCTGAGGCTAGgcttccacatctgtaaaacaaTGGAGAAGATTCCAAGAACAAATGAAAGAGTATCTTGTAAACTTTGAAGTTCTGTATTAAGATAAAAGATCTTAGGAAGATATGCATGTCTATAATGTCTATCCAGTGTTGAAATGTGGGTGGTGGACGGCATGGGGGTCTTGGGAGGGCAAGTCTCCACCTGCTACCCCCCCCACCCAATGCAGGAAGGGTTCTGGTGCTATGCCTAGTGAGAATAAATCCCTGGAATCCTTTGAAGTGTTTAGCTAGAACAGACATCTTGCTCTAAGAACCAGAGAAGGGACCTTTGGGTAAGAGAACTGCTGAGACTGTATTTCAGGATCCGTTaaagtccccacccccacctacctTTCGATTGAAGGCAGATTTTGAAGATTCAGCAACTTGGGCATTTGCCTAATTGCAGGCAGGAGAGAGTTGGGCTGGGGAGAGTGAGGTCAGGATATAGCAGGAACGGGGGAGGAGGACTGGTGAGGTTAGGAAAAGTTTGGAGCCCTCCAGGAATGAGAAAGAATAGGGAGAATGTGATGATCATATAGTAGTATTTCAAAATAAGCACCTCAGGGCATTCAACAAGTGTGGGCCTCTTCAAA from Neovison vison isolate M4711 chromosome 6, ASM_NN_V1, whole genome shotgun sequence encodes:
- the LHFPL4 gene encoding LHFPL tetraspan subfamily member 4 protein, with amino-acid sequence MLPSQEASKLYHEHYMRNSRAIGVLWAIFTICFAIINVVVFIQPYWVGDSVSTPKPGYFGLFHYCVGSGLAGRELTCRGSFTDFSTIPSGAFKAAAFFVLLSMVLILGCITCFALFFFCNTATVYKICAWMQLLAALCLVLGCMIFPDGWDAETIRDMCGAKTGKYSLGDCSVRWAYILAIIGILNALILSFLAFVLGNRQTDLLQEELKQENKDFVGSTVSSVLRPGGDVSGWGVLPCPVAHSQGP